TGGTCTACCCGCTGCTGCTGGTCGCCGCCGGCCGGCTCAACCCGCTGCGCTTCTACGCCGGCGCCTGGCCCGCAATCGAGCTGGCGTTCGTCTCCCGGTCCTCGGTCGGGACGATGCCGGTGACCCAGCGGGCCGTCGAGCGTCTCGGTGTGCCCCGCGAGTACGCCTCCTTCGCCGTGCCGTTCGGCGCGACCACCAAGATGGACGGCTGCGCCGCCGTCTACCCCGCCCTGGCCGCGATCTTCGTGGCCCAGGTCTTCGGCATCCACCTCGGTGTCACCGACTATCTGCTGATCGCCTTCGTCTCGGTGGTCGGCTCGGCCGCCACCGCCGGCCTGACCGGCGCGATCGTGATGCTCACCCTGACCCTGGGCACGCTCGGCCTGCCGCTGGCCGGGGCCGGCCTGCTGCTCGCCATCGACCCGATCGTGGACATGATCCGGACCGCGACCAACGTGGCCGGGCAGGCGCTGGTGCCGACCCTCGTCGCCGCCCGGGAGGGCACCCTGGACCGGGACGCCTACGACTCCGCCGGCCGGCGGGAGCCCGTCGACGCCCCGACCGACCCCGCCCACCCCACCCGGTCGACCGTCGACCGCCCTGCCGACGACCTCGCTCCCGCCCCGGCCTGACCTGGTTGCAGGGGACCCTTCCTACCGCTTTTTGCGTAGCAGGGGTCCCCTGCAACCACCACACCCCGTGGCGGGCAACCCATCCCCCGAGAGGAACCGAGTTGAGCGTTCTCTTCACCCCCCTGCCACTGCGCGGGGTGACCCTGCCCAACCGGGTCGCCCTGGCGCCGATGTGCCAGTACCGCGCCGACGCCGACGGGCGGCCGGACGACTGGCACCGGGTACACCTCGGGGCCCGTGCCGTGGGTGGCGCGGGCCTGGTGCTGACCGAGGCCACCGCCGTGGTGCCGGAGGGCCGGATCAGCCCGCAGGACACCGGTCTCTGGTCCGGCGCGCAGGTCGACGCGTGGCGGCCGATCACCGCGTTCGTCACCGCGCAGGGCTCGGTGCCGGCCGTCCAGTTGGCGCACGCCGGGTTCAAGGCGTCCACGTACCGGCCCTGGGCGGCGCAACGCGGCGGCGTCCCGGACGACGAGGGCGGCTGGCCGCCGGTCGGCCCCGGCACGGAGCCCTTCGGGCCCGGGTACCGGACCCCCACCGCCCTGGAAACCGCCGGTGTCGCGGCGGTCGTCGAGGCGTTCGGCGCGGCGGCGGCGCGGGCGGTGGACGCCGGGTTCGCCGCCGTGGAGATCCACGCCGCCCACGGGTACCTGCTGCACGAGTTCCTCTCCCCGCTGACCAACCACCGCACCGACGGCTACGGCGGCGACCGGGCCGGCCGGACGCGGCTCACCCTCGAGGTGGCCCGGGCGGTACGCGCGGCGGTCGGCGCCGACGTCCCGGTGCTGGCCCGAATTTCCGCCACCGACTGGGTCGACGGGGGCTGGACGGCCGAGGACAGCGTGGCGCTGGCCGGGGAACTGGCCACGGCCGGGGTGGACCTGGTCGACTGCTCGTCGGGTGGGGCCACGTCCGATGCCCGGATTCCGGTCGGTCCGGGCTACCAGGTGCCGCTGGCCGCCCAGGTCCGCCGCGAGGCGAACGTGCCCACCGGTGCGGTCGGGCTGATCGTCGAACCGGAGCAGGCGGAGCGGATCGTCGCCGCCGGCGAGGCCGACCTGGTGCTGCTCGGTCGGGAGCTGCTGCGTGACCCGTACTGGCCGCGCCGGGCGGCGGCGAAGCTCGGGGCCTACCCCGCCTGGCCCGACCCGTACGCCCGCGCCTTCTGACCACCCGGCCCCAGCCGCGCCGCCCCGGCATCGCCCTTCTTCAGGTTCGCCGGTGCGGCCTCGCCGGGCGCCGTGCCCGGCCGACGGCGGCGGCAGGCCGCCAGCAGGCCGGGTACGGCACCACCCGGTACGCGGTGCCGGTCAGCAGCAGGTGCCGGTGGCTCCGACGGTGGCGGGGGTGCAGCAGGCGCTCTCGGTGGCCTTCTCCAGGTGGTCGGAGTCGGCCTTGACGGTGTAGACCTCCCAGGGTTCGTTGCCGGGGCCGCGTACCCAGACCTTGTCCTGGAGGGCGTAGCAGCACTCGGTGCTGTTCTCCTCCAGGGTGATCAGGCCGGATTCGGTGAGACGCTGGGTGGCGGCGTCGACCTCGTCGGTGCTGAACACCTCAACGCCCAGGTGGTCCAGCACGGTCGGCTGGTCGGGCTCGCCCTCCAGGAGCACGAGCTTCAACGGTGGATTCTCGACGGCGAAGTTGGCGTAGCCGGGGCGGCGCTTGGCCGGTTCGACGCCGAACAGCTTGGAGTAGAAGGCCACGGAGCCTTCGAGGTCGGACACCCGCAGAGCGAGCTGGACACGGGACATGGTTCTCCTCCTGAGGGTCCTTGCCTAGATGCTTTTCGAAGCAGGACCCACGTTGCCCCCTGTTTCGAGATCTGTCAACCTAGACACATGTCGAAACAAGCTCTGCCGGTGGTCGACCTGTACACCGTGGCCTGCTGCGCCCCGATCGCGGTCCGCCCGATGGACGCCGACCAGGCAGCCGTGGTCGCCCCGATGTTCAAAGCCCTGGGCGACCCGATCCGGCTACGACTGATGTCGATGATCGCCTCCGTGCCGGAGATCTGCGTCTGCGACCTGACCCCCGCGTTCGACCTGTCCGGACCGACCATCTCGCACCACCTGAAGGTGCTGCGCGACGCGGGCCTGGTCGACTCCGAACGACGCGGCACCTGGGTCTGGTACCGGGTCCGCCCGGAAGCCTTCCGCCAACTCGGCGCGCTGCTGGACATCCCCACCGCATCCACACCGGCCACCGCGTGAACCTCGCCCTGACCCGGCGGGCGTCCGCGGAGTTCACCGGCACCGCCCTGCTGGTCGCCGCCGTCGTCGGCTCCGGAATCGCCGCCTCCCGGCTCTCCCCGACCGACGCCGGACTCCAACTCCTGGAGAACGCGATCGCCACCGCCCTCGCCCTGGGCGCGCTGATCCTGACGTTCGGCCCGGTGTCCGGCGCGCACTTCAATCCGGTCGTCTCCGCCGTCGACTGGTGGCTCGGCCGCCGCGCCGGCACCGGCCTCACCGCCCGGGACCTCGCCGCCTACGTACCCGCGCAGATCTCCGGAGCCATCACCGGAGCGATACTGGCGGACCTCATGTTCGGACTACCGGCCGTCACCTGGTCCCGCACCAACCGGACCGGCGGGAACCTGTGGCTGGCCGAGATCGTCGCCACCGCCGGCCTGATCCTGCTGGTCTTCGCCCTCGCCCGAACCGGCCGCACCACCGCTGCCCCGGCCGCCGTGGGCGCCTACATCGGCGCGGCCTACTGGTTCACCTCGTCGACCTCGTTCGCCAACCCCGCCGTCACCATCGGCCGTACGTTCACCGACACCTTCGCCGGCATCGCCCCCACCAGCCTGCCCGGCTTCGTCGCCGCCCAGCTCGCCGGCGGCCTGGTCGCCGTCGCCGGCCTCGCCGCCTGGTACCCCCACGCCGGGCACGCCGCCGACGCCGTGGTCGTACCCCACCCCTCCCGAGAGAGCGAAACCCGATGACCACCAAGCCCAGCGTCCTGTTCGTCTGCGTCCACAACGCCGGCCGCTCCCAGATGGCCGCTGCCTGGCTGCGCCACCTCGCCGGCGACACCATCGAGGTCCGCTCCGCCGGCAGCGCGCCCGCCGACCAGATCAACCCCGCCGCCGTCGACGCCATGCGGGAGGTCGGCATCGACATCACCGACCAGACCCCGAACCGACTCACCTGGGACACCGCCGAAACCAGCGACGTCATCATCACCATGGGCTGCGGCGACGCCTGCCCCGTCTTCCCCGGCAAACGCTACGAGGACTGGACACTCACCGACCCCGCCGGCCAACCCCTCCACGTCGTCCGCCAGGTCCGCGACGACATCAAGACCCGGGTCACCGACCTGCTCACCAGCATCAACCGGAACGGCTGACCGTCAGTTCGGCGACTCCACGTGTCACGGCGACCGCCACCGGGTCAGCCGGCCAGGTGGGACCAGCGGTCCGACAGGTCGTTCCAGGCTCCCTGGGCGACCACCTGTCCGCCGACCAGCACCACCACGTGGTCCGCCTGAAGCAGGGCCGCCCGCTTGGACGTCGACCCGACCACCGTCACCCCGGACTTCCGCAGCGCCGCCCAGAGCGCCAGCTCGGTGGTGACGTCCAGGGCGGAGGAGATGTCGTCGGCGATCAGCAGTTCGGTCTGCGGCGCGAGCGCGCGGGCCAGCGCGAGCCGCTGCAACTGTCCGCCGGAGAGCCGGGTGCCCTTGTGCCCGATCAACAGCCCGAGCCCGGCACCGGCCGCTGCCAGGTCGTGGTCGAGCTGCGCGGTGGTCACCGCGCTGGCCGCGTCCACCTCGTGCCCGAGCGTCACGTTGTCGACCACGGTGCCGGAGAGCACCCGGGGCAACTGGCCGACGTAGCCGACCTGGTTGGGGCGGAGGAACAGCTCCGGTTCGGTGACCGGCTCCCCGTTCCAGCTCAGGTCGCCGGTGTGGTGCACGATCCCGGCCAGCGCCCGCAGCAGCGACGACTTCCCGGCGCCGACCGGCCCGACGACCAGCACGAGCTGGCCGCGCTCCACAAGCAGGTCGATGTCGTGGACGGCGACCAGGCCGTCCTCGTGCACCGCCGAGAACCCGGTCAGCGTCAGCCGGCGCAGCGGACGCCGGAGGGCCGGCTCGGGCGCGGGCGCGGTACCGGCGGCCAGGTCGACTCCGGGCACCGCCGCCGAGTACGCGGCGACACCGGTCATCGCCACCGCCCGACGCGTCCACACCCGGGCCGACGGGAAATGGGCGATCAGCGACGCGGTGGTCCAGGCGAACCAGCGGGCCGCGCCGAGCGTGGAGACCGCGACCAGGGTCGCCCCCGCCGACAGCCCGCCGGTGAGGAAGAGCCCCCACGCTCCGATCGGCAGCAGTCCGCTGACCACCGAGGGGGTCGACCGGGACCACACCTGCGCCGAGATCTCCCGGCGCTGCCGGTCGCTGCGGACGGTGTCCAGGACGGACAGGTGGTCCAGCACCGGACCGGTCGCCCCGGCGAGCTTCACCGTGCGGGCCGCCGACAGCGACGACACCAGGGCGGTGGCGAAGGCCGCCCGGGCCGCCACGGTGGCCCGGGCGGAGCGTTCCAGTCGGGGGCCGAACAGCGTCGCGGCGAACGCCGAGACCGCCATCGTGCCGAGGAAGAACAGTCCCGGTACGACGCTGCCGGAGACCACGGTCATCGCGGCCACGACCACCAGGCTGGTGGCGTTGTCCATCACGTTGTCGGCGAGCTGTACCACCCGCTCGGTGTCCCCGCCCTGGGCCACCACCTCGGCCGGGGTGTGCTTGCTGACCCGGCGTGCCCCGGTTTGTCCGTGCACCAGCCGGGCGCTGATCCGCAGGCTCTGCCGGACCCACCACTGTGGGAACCACAGGTTGGTCACGTACGCCACCGGCAGGGTGACCAGGAGCGCGACGACGATGCCCAGGGCCGGCAGCCACACGCCTCCGACGCCGTCGACGAGGTCGGCCCAGAGCCAGGGCAGCACCGAGCCGTCCAGGCCGACCACCGCGACCACCGTGAACATCACCAGGCAGAGCATCCCGTACCGGGAGTCGTTGACGACGAGACGGAGGATCTCCCGCGCCGTCCGGGCCGGCGGGACCGCCGGCAGGGGCGGCGCCTCGACCCTCGCCACGGTCGGCTCGGCCGGTGCCGGACGGTCCACCACGGCCACCGCCGACCGTGGCGCGACGCCAGCCCCACCGCCCGACGCGCCACCGCCGGACACACCACCACCGGACGCGCCCCCCTCGCGGCCCGTCCCCGGGCCATCGCCGTCGTGGCCGCCGCCGGTGGTGACGAGGACCCGGCCGTCCGGATCGGCGTCGATCAGCCCGTCCGGGCCGTCGCCGGTCCCGGCCGACGAGTGGGCGTACGAGCTGGTGTGGCTGGCCGCCAGCAGCCGGGCGAAGTTCTCCGACTCGCGCAGCGGACCAGCCTCGACCACCGTGCCGTCGGCCAGCACCACCACCTCGTCGCAGCGTCGCACCGAGGAGAGCCGGTGCGCGATGACGATGCCGATCCGGTCGGCGAGCAGGCGTTCGGTGGCCCGCTGCACCCGCGCCTCGGTGACCGGGTCCAACCGGGCGGTCGCCTCGTCGAGGATCACCACCCGGGGGTCGCGGACCAGGATCCGGGCGAACGCGACGAGCTGCTCCTGACCGGCGGAGAGGACGTAGCCGCCCTCGCCCAACCGGGTGTCCACCCCGTCGGGCAGCTCCGCCACCCACTCGTCCAGCCCCAGCTCGCGCAGGGCATCAGCGGCGTCGTCGAGTAGCTCCGGGTCGAAGAGCGCAACGTTCTCGGCGAGGGTGCCGGCGAGGATCTCGGTGCGCTGGGGCACCACGGCGACGAACCGGCGCAGCTCCTCGAGGTCCAGGTCGAGCAGGTCCGTGCCGGCGAGGAAGACCGCCCGAGGGGGCAGCTCGACGGCGCGGGAGAGCACCTTGGCCAGGGTCGACTTGCCCGACCCGGTCCGCCCGACCACCGCGTACGAGCGGCCGGGCGCGAAGGTGAGGTGCACGTCCCGTAGGGCGGGGCCGCGCCCGCTGTCGCTGGTGGGGTACCGGAAGGTCAGCCCCCGGATCTCCAGCCGCCCGGGCACCGGTGACCGGCCGCCGGTCGGTTCCTGCCGGGCGTCGGCGAGCAGCAGCACCCGGGCCCACGCACCGAGAGCGGCCTGGAGTTGCGGGACCATCCGGGTCAGGTGCTCGACGGTGCCGCCGAACGCGAGCACGAGCAGCCAGATCGCGGTCAGCCGGGCGCCGTCGACGCGGCCGGTGACCAGCGCCCACCCACCGGCGAGGACCACCGCGCCGATACCGAACCGGGTGACCACAGTGGCGACGGTGCTGACCTCGGCGGTGAGTTTCCACACCCGCTTCCCCCGGTGCAGCACCTCGGCCGTGCGCTGGGCGAACAGCCGCAGCACGTACGGGCGGGCCAGGGTGGTCCGGACGTCGTCCTGGCCGTGGATGGCTTCCTCCATCACCGCGGCCATGTCCGACCAGGCCTCCTCCTCGGCCATCCGGGCCGGGGCGATCCGGCTGGTCGGACCGCCCAGCAGGAGCAGCAGCAGCCCGGACAGCAGCAGCATGCCGAGCCCGGCCGGCCACCAGACCAGCAGGGCGACCACGGTGGAGATCACTCCGGTGGCCAGCGCCTGGGTGAGCCGGACGCCGACGTGGCGCACCTCCGCGCCCACCTGGTAGACGTCGTTGTCGATACGGTCGAGCAGCTCGCCGACCGGGGTGTTCTCCAGGGTGGGCAGGTCCTGGCCGAAGGCGACCCGGCACAGTCGTCGCCGCACGTCGGCCGTCCAGTCGGCGGTCAGCCCCGCCATCACCAGGTTGATCACAAGGTCGGCGACGACGGCGGCGACCAGCGCCACCGCCAGGAGCACGAAGAGCAGCCCGGAGCGGTGCAGCAGCACCGGTCCGGCCAGGGCCGCGGCGGCGGCCTGACCGGCGGAGCCGAGCAGAATCAGAACGGCCACGAACGTCACCCGGCGTGGCGAGGTGACCCACAGATCGCGGAGCAGACGCATGGAAGAAGATCCTCCGGTCGTGGGTGGCGGAAGGTCCAGCCTCTCCGGCAACGCGCCACGACTCAACGTATTTACGCCACCCCGGCGGGCTGGCTCAGAACAGCACGGTGGCCAGGGTGCCGACGGGCCGGAAGCCGCACCGCTGGTACACGCGGCGGGCGGGCAGGTTGAAGTCGTTGACGTACAGGCTCACCGTCGGCGCGACCCGCAGCAGGGCGTCCCGCACCACGGCCGCCATCGCCGCCACGGCGATCCCCCGTCCCCGCCACTCCGGGGCGACCCAGACTCCCTGGACCTGGGCGGTGCGCCGGGTCACCACCGCTAGTTCGGCCTTGAACACCACCCGGCCGTCGACGAACCGGGCGTACGCCCGCCCGGCACGGACCAGTTCGGTGACCCGCCGACGGTAGCTGCGGCCCCCGTCGTCCACCAGCGGCGACACCCCGACCTCCTCGGTGTACATCGCCACCGCCGCCGGGAAGAGCGTGTCGACCTCACCGACGCGGACCTGCCGCACCTCCCGATCGACCGGTACGGCGGGCAGCGCGTCCGTGGCCAGCAGGGGTTGGTTCGGGCGGACGTCGCGGGCCGGCCCCCAGGCCACGGAGAGCCGCTCCCAGAGTCCGAGGACGGCGTCCGCGCGCCCGACGATCGAGGAGCAGATCCGTTCCTCGCCGCCGAGCAGGTCGGCGAAGGCGGCGACGGCCTCCTGGTCGGCCAGCACCGGGGTGAGGTTGCCGCCCAGCCAGCAGATCGACTCGACGTGGCGGCGCGGTCCGTACCCGAGGACCCGCCCCTCCGCCCGCCACCAGGCCAGTCCGCGCGCGGCGACCCGTTCCGCCACCTGCGCCCCCGCGTAGGGGTCGCGGTCGAGCAGCCGCTCCACCGCACGGCGCTCCGACTCGCCCAACTGCCGTACCGGCACCGTCAGCACGGATACCAGCCTGCCAGATGCACCCGTCGTCGCGCCGGGCGAGTGGCGAGCCCGCCGCGACGTCCACCGACCCGGCGACGGATGGTCACCGGGTCGGTGTGTAGACGTTCGTGGTTCAGTGGACGGTGACCGTCGCACCGCCGACCAGTTCGCGCAGGTCGTCGGGGAGTTCCGCGCCCATCTCGTCGGCGATCCGCAGTGCCTCCTCGATCAGCGTCTCCACGATCTGCGCCTCGGGCACCGTCTTGACGACCTTGCCCTTGACGAAGATCTGGCCCTTGCCGTTGCCGGAGGCGACGCCGAGGTCGGCCTCGCGCGCCTCGCCCGGACCGTTGACGACGCAGCCCATCACGGCCACCCGCAGCGGCACCGGCAGCCCCTCCAGGCCGGCGGTGACCTCCTCGGCGAGCTTGTAGACGTCGACCTGCGCCCGCCCGCAGGACGGGCAGGAGACGATCTCCAGGCCGCGCTCACGCAGGCCGAGCGACTCCAGGATCTGGTTGCCGACCTTGATCTCCTCGACCGGCGGGGCGGAGAGCGAGACCCGGATGGTGTCGCCGATGCCCTCGGCGAGCAGCGCGCCGAACGCCACGGCCGACTTGATGGTGCCCTGGAAGGCGGGGCCGGCCTCGGTGACGCCCAGGTGCAGCGGGTAGTCGCAGCGCTCGGCGAGCTGCCGGTACGCCCGGATCATCACCACCGGGTCGTTGTGCTTCACCGAGATCTTGATGTCCCGGAAGCCGTGCTCCTCGAAGAGCGAGCACTCCCAGAGCGCCGACTCGACCAGCGCCTCGGCGGTGGCCTTGCCGTACTTGGCGAGGAGTCGCTTGTCCAGCGAGCCGGCGTTCACGCCGATCCGGATCGGCACGCCCGCCCCGGAGGCCGCCGCGGCGATCTCCTTGACCTTGTCGTCGAACTGCCGGATGTTGCCCGGGTTGACCCGGACGGCGGCGCAGCCGGCGTCGATCGCGGCGAAGACGTACTTCGGCTGGAAGTGGATGTCGGCGATCACCGGGATCTGCGACTTCTTGGCGATGGCCGGCAGCGCCTCGACGTCGTCCTGGCTGGGCACGGCCACCCGGACGATCTGGCAGCCGGACGCGGTCAGCTCGGCGATCTGCTGCAACGTGGCGTTGACGTCGGCGGTGAGGGTGGTGGTCATCGACTGTACGGAGACCGGCGCGCCGCCGCCGACGGGCACCGGGCCGACCATGATCTGCCGGCTGGTGCGGCGGGGGGCCAGGGCCGGGGGCGGCACGGCGGGCATACCGAGACTGACAGCGGTCACTTCAGATACTCACCTTGAGAAGAGCGTGATCGGGTTGACGACGTCCGCCGTGATGGTCAGCAGCGTGAACGCGCCGCCGACCAGGATCACCGCGTACGTGAGCGGCATGAGCTTGAGGTAGTCGACGCGGCCGGGGTCGGCCTTGCCGAACCGGGCGTAGAGCCAGGACCGGGCGCGTTCGAACCAGGCGATGGCGATGTGTCCGCCGTCCAGCGGCAGCAGCGGCAACAGGTTGAACACGCCGATGAAGAAGTTCAGCGAGATGAAGAGCAGGAGGAAAACCTCCGGGGCGTCGTTGGCGAGCGCCTCGCCGCCGAGCCGGCTCGCGCCGACCACGCTGATCGGGGTGTCCATGTCCCGCTCGCCGCCGGTGATCGCGTCCCAGAGGGCGGGCACCTTCTGCGGGATGCGCTTCATCGCCTCGTACGTGCCGACGGCCATGTTGCCGGTGTACTCGGCGGTCGCCCCGAAGGCGTCGACCGGGCTGTAGGTGACCATCTGCGGGGTGGTCAGCCGTAGGCCGATGCCGAGCGCGGCGGCCGGCCCGACCGGGCCGTCCGGGTCGTCCAGCGGGGGCCGCTGGGTGGTGGCGAGGGTGGCGGTGGTGGTGGCCGGCTGACCGTCGCGGACGTACCCGATCTCGGCGGTGCTGCCCGGCGCGGCGGCGCGCAGCGCGACGAGCAGGTCGCCGTAGTTGCCGATGGAGGTGCCGTTGAGGGAGGTGATCCGGTCGCCGCTGCGCATTTGGGCCTGCGCGGCCGGGCTGGCCGGATCGGCGGGGGTGCACTCGCGTGCGACGTTCTCCGGCACCACACACTCGCCGAGCGCGATCACCGCCGGCTCCTTGCGGACCTGCTCGTCGTTGGTCGGGAGGTCCGGGTTGGGCAGGCCCATGGAGACGGCGGCGAACCAGACCCCGATGATGGCGAGCGCGAAGTGGGTGATCGAGCCGGCGGACATCACGATGGTCCGCTTCCAGACCGGGTACCGCCACATGGCGCGCGGCTGGTCGGCCTCCTCGACGTCGTCGTCCTGCGGGGTCATCCCGACGATCTTGCAGAAGCCGCCGAGCGGGATGCCCTTGATGCCGTACTCGGTCTCGCCCCGCTTGAACGACCAGAGGGTGGGACCGAACCCGACGAAGTAACGGGTGACCTTCATCCCGAACGCCTTGGCGGTGAGCAGGTGCCCCGCCTCGTGCAGGCTGACCGAGATGAGGATGACCAGGGCGAAGAGCACCACCCCGAGCAGGTTCGCCATCAAGCTCCCTTCACCGACGCCGAGATGATCTCCTGCGCGTGCGCGCGGGCCCAGGACTCCGCGGCGAGCACGTCCTCGACGGTACCTGGTTCGTCGAAGTCGGGAGCGGTCTCCAGCACCCGTTCGAGGGTGTCGACGATGCCCAGGAAGGGCAGTCGACCGGCGACGAAGGCGGCCACGCACTCCTCGTTCGCCGCGTTGTAGACGGCCGGCCGGCACCGGCCCGCCTCGCCGGCCGCCTTGGCCAGCCGGACCGCCGGGAAGGCGTCGTCGTCGAGCGGGAAGAACTCCCAGGTGTGGGCGGTCGTCCAGTCGACGGCCGACGCGGCCTCCGGCACCCGGTCCGGCCAGCCGATGCCGAGCGCGATCGGCAGCCGCATGTCCGGCGGGCTGGCCTGGGCGATCGTCGAGCCGTCGACGAACTCGACCATCGAGTGGATCACCGACTGCGGGTGCACCATCACGGTGATGTCGGCGTACGGCACGTCGAACAACTCGTGCGCCTCGATCACCTCAAGCGCCTTGTTGACCATGGTGGCCGAGTTGATCGTCACCACCGGCCCCATGTTCCAGGTCGGGTGGGCGAGCGCCTGCTCGGGGGTGACCTGCGTCAACTCGTCCCGCCGCCGGCCGCGGAACGGGCCGCCGCTGGCGGTGACGATGAGCCGTCGCACCTCGCCCCGCGTCCCGGACCGCAGGCACTGGGCCAGCGCCGAGTGCTCGGAATCCACCGGAACGATCTGCCCCGGCCGCGTCACCGCGGCCTTCACCAGGGGGCCGCCGGCAACCAGGGACTCCTTGTTGGCCAGGGCGAGCGTACGCCCGGCGCGCAGCGCGGCCAGGGTCGGCGCGAGCCCGAGCGAACCCACCACCCCGTTGAGTACGACGTCACAGGGCCACTCGGCCAGCTCGGTCATCGCGTCCGGCCCGGCGACGATCTTCGGCAACCGGAAGTCGCCGGTGGCCCAGCCGCGCCGACTCGCCTCGGTGTAGAACGCGAGTTGGAGGTCCTGCGCGGCGGACGCCTTGGCCACCCCGACCGCCTCGACGCCCAGTTCGAGGGCCTGGGCGGCGAGCAGCTCGACGTTGCCGCCACCGGCCCCGAGCGCGACCACCCGGAACCGGTCCGGGTTACGCCGCACGATGTCGATGGCCTGGGTGCCGATCGACCCGGTGGAACCGAGCAGGACGACCTTTCGGGGCGAAGTCACCCGTTCATTCTTCCCCACCACCCGATCGGGCCCCGAACAGCCCACCCCCGCACCCCGCCACCTGGGTCGTGCTCCTAGTTACCGGGCGGGG
The nucleotide sequence above comes from Micromonospora pallida. Encoded proteins:
- the dxr gene encoding 1-deoxy-D-xylulose-5-phosphate reductoisomerase, which gives rise to MTSPRKVVLLGSTGSIGTQAIDIVRRNPDRFRVVALGAGGGNVELLAAQALELGVEAVGVAKASAAQDLQLAFYTEASRRGWATGDFRLPKIVAGPDAMTELAEWPCDVVLNGVVGSLGLAPTLAALRAGRTLALANKESLVAGGPLVKAAVTRPGQIVPVDSEHSALAQCLRSGTRGEVRRLIVTASGGPFRGRRRDELTQVTPEQALAHPTWNMGPVVTINSATMVNKALEVIEAHELFDVPYADITVMVHPQSVIHSMVEFVDGSTIAQASPPDMRLPIALGIGWPDRVPEAASAVDWTTAHTWEFFPLDDDAFPAVRLAKAAGEAGRCRPAVYNAANEECVAAFVAGRLPFLGIVDTLERVLETAPDFDEPGTVEDVLAAESWARAHAQEIISASVKGA
- a CDS encoding M50 family metallopeptidase, translated to MANLLGVVLFALVILISVSLHEAGHLLTAKAFGMKVTRYFVGFGPTLWSFKRGETEYGIKGIPLGGFCKIVGMTPQDDDVEEADQPRAMWRYPVWKRTIVMSAGSITHFALAIIGVWFAAVSMGLPNPDLPTNDEQVRKEPAVIALGECVVPENVARECTPADPASPAAQAQMRSGDRITSLNGTSIGNYGDLLVALRAAAPGSTAEIGYVRDGQPATTTATLATTQRPPLDDPDGPVGPAAALGIGLRLTTPQMVTYSPVDAFGATAEYTGNMAVGTYEAMKRIPQKVPALWDAITGGERDMDTPISVVGASRLGGEALANDAPEVFLLLFISLNFFIGVFNLLPLLPLDGGHIAIAWFERARSWLYARFGKADPGRVDYLKLMPLTYAVILVGGAFTLLTITADVVNPITLFSR